In the Alteromonas sp. M12 genome, one interval contains:
- the seqA gene encoding replication initiation negative regulator SeqA, whose product MKTITIDDELYGFIASQTKHIGESASDILRRILIDELGLKAGESPRVDVSKPAEVNKEVKDINKIKKVRDVQAKEQKNTDEVVDATSLFDLLNQETFDQPMSKVERFLKMLGALHQTHPDRFNAVLEIKGKGRLYFATDKNVLLKTGSSTNPKQIPGSEYWVVTNNNTEKKCTMLTNTAAILGYSKSNVERLGKIFKA is encoded by the coding sequence ATGAAAACGATTACTATCGACGACGAATTATATGGATTTATTGCCTCTCAAACGAAGCATATCGGTGAAAGTGCTTCAGATATCTTGCGCCGAATTTTGATAGATGAATTAGGCTTAAAAGCAGGGGAAAGTCCTAGAGTTGATGTATCCAAGCCAGCAGAAGTAAATAAAGAAGTCAAAGATATAAATAAAATTAAAAAAGTTCGTGACGTGCAAGCAAAAGAGCAAAAAAACACTGATGAGGTGGTTGATGCAACGTCGTTGTTCGATTTATTGAACCAAGAGACTTTTGATCAACCCATGAGCAAGGTAGAACGTTTTTTAAAGATGTTGGGCGCTTTACATCAAACCCATCCGGATCGTTTTAATGCGGTTTTGGAAATTAAAGGTAAAGGTCGACTCTATTTTGCGACTGACAAAAATGTATTATTAAAAACGGGCAGCAGTACTAACCCAAAACAAATACCCGGTTCAGAGTATTGGGTAGTCACAAATAACAATACAGAGAAAAAATGTACTATGCTAACCAATACCGCTGCTATCTTAGGGTATTCTAAAAGTAATGTAGAACGCTTAGGTAAAATATTTAAAGCCTAA
- a CDS encoding bifunctional diguanylate cyclase/phosphodiesterase: MGQAHQTLATIPNRYAFLDRIDEAVKLDNKLSLMLIDVVRFSDVSSSLGYQVGDIILLAIANRIKYLFGREVLFGRMSGDIFGIVIPGRHGDRQLRYHFNHLVEHFKTPINIDGHAFIADFNVGAVANEADNQDTIKLLAAAESALKQAKENKYENLHILSMSQRMHSGRSLALKADLKRAFQNDELEIYFQPKVNLQTLKITGAECLLRWNHPLDGVLFPGALIEAAESYNMMNELGNWTLEKAFQSAVFFKQQGIDIVLSVNMSPTQLYDFKFIPKLRELQKLYDIDLNCLELELTEDVALSNSLMVKRQLSEARTLGMKVSVDDFGKGYSNLAYIRDLSIDAIKIDKTFVMSLEDNPVNLAIIQAAQVIGRALKCDIVAEGIESVEQMQMLREIGIECGQGFLFSKAIKRDDFVQLFYTDLIVGTSKTFLSRPA; this comes from the coding sequence ATGGGTCAAGCTCACCAAACGTTAGCAACTATCCCGAATCGATATGCATTTTTAGATCGCATAGATGAAGCGGTTAAACTCGATAACAAATTATCCTTAATGTTAATCGATGTCGTACGCTTTTCAGACGTTAGTAGTTCCCTTGGTTATCAAGTCGGCGACATCATTTTGTTGGCGATAGCTAACCGCATCAAATATTTATTTGGACGAGAAGTCCTATTCGGCAGAATGAGTGGTGATATTTTTGGTATTGTCATTCCAGGACGTCATGGAGACAGACAACTTCGTTACCACTTCAATCATTTAGTCGAACACTTTAAAACGCCTATTAACATTGATGGGCACGCCTTTATCGCTGACTTCAATGTTGGTGCTGTAGCCAATGAAGCGGATAATCAAGATACCATTAAATTACTGGCTGCCGCAGAGTCTGCGTTAAAACAGGCTAAAGAAAATAAATATGAGAATTTACATATTCTTAGTATGAGCCAAAGAATGCATAGTGGTCGTTCTTTAGCGTTAAAAGCCGATTTGAAACGCGCTTTTCAAAATGATGAATTAGAAATTTATTTCCAACCTAAAGTGAATTTACAAACCCTAAAGATTACTGGTGCTGAGTGTTTATTACGATGGAATCACCCGTTAGACGGCGTGTTGTTTCCCGGTGCATTAATCGAAGCTGCTGAATCTTATAATATGATGAACGAATTGGGTAACTGGACGTTGGAAAAAGCATTTCAAAGTGCGGTCTTCTTTAAACAGCAGGGCATAGATATTGTTCTGTCGGTAAATATGTCGCCCACTCAACTTTACGACTTCAAATTCATTCCTAAATTACGGGAACTGCAGAAACTTTATGACATTGATTTGAACTGTTTAGAACTTGAGTTAACAGAAGATGTGGCGCTGTCTAATTCGTTAATGGTTAAACGTCAGTTATCTGAAGCTCGAACTTTGGGAATGAAAGTATCGGTGGATGACTTTGGTAAAGGTTATTCGAATTTAGCCTACATTCGCGATCTGTCTATTGATGCGATAAAAATAGATAAAACATTTGTTATGAGCTTGGAAGACAATCCGGTGAATTTGGCGATTATTCAAGCTGCCCAAGTGATTGGTCGGGCACTGAAATGTGACATAGTGGCAGAAGGAATTGAAAGTGTAGAACAAATGCAAATGTTGCGAGAGATTGGCATTGAATGTGGGCAAGGATTTCTTTTTTCTAAGGCCATTAAGCGTGACGATTTTGTGCAGCTGTTTTACACAGATTTGATTGTTGGAACGTCAAAGACATTTTTGTCTAGACCTGCTTAA
- the astE gene encoding succinylglutamate desuccinylase, giving the protein MLVEKLTVSGQFLALSRFDPQLFKHPVEFILANGVKVNISSPGIIQFTPSGTSKKDIVLSCGVHGNETAPIEICDDLVTQILRLELTPQHRLLVIFANLPSMDIEKRFVVENLNRLFSGAHTTSSGENNQERQRAKELEQVVANFYTLGSASSERLHYDLHTAIRASKNDKFAVYPFLHGKQHSLEQLAFLYACGVNTFLLSESPTTTFSYYSSHQFGAHAFTVELGKVHRFGENDMSKFAAVRETLTALIVNKELNIPAFPPQKTYIYRVNQVINKQQPDFKLHFDNDTPNFTDFKKGHLLASETGAEYRCEFDNEAIVFPNENVAIGQRALLTVVATKL; this is encoded by the coding sequence ATGTTAGTTGAGAAACTTACCGTATCAGGCCAATTTTTGGCGCTTTCCAGATTCGATCCTCAATTATTTAAGCATCCCGTTGAATTCATTTTAGCCAATGGCGTAAAAGTCAATATTAGCAGTCCTGGAATCATTCAGTTTACCCCATCAGGCACTTCAAAAAAGGACATAGTTTTATCCTGTGGTGTGCATGGCAACGAAACGGCTCCGATTGAAATATGCGACGATTTAGTTACACAAATCCTACGTTTAGAACTAACTCCACAACATCGGCTTTTGGTGATTTTTGCTAACTTACCTTCAATGGATATCGAGAAACGTTTTGTCGTTGAAAATTTAAATCGCCTGTTCAGTGGTGCTCACACAACGTCCAGTGGCGAGAATAATCAGGAGCGTCAACGAGCCAAAGAGCTTGAGCAAGTTGTGGCGAATTTCTATACCCTAGGTAGTGCCTCGTCTGAGCGCTTACATTACGATTTACATACAGCCATTCGTGCTTCTAAAAACGACAAATTTGCGGTTTATCCCTTTTTACACGGAAAACAACATAGCCTTGAACAACTGGCTTTTTTGTATGCTTGTGGCGTCAACACGTTTTTGCTTTCTGAAAGTCCTACAACAACTTTTAGTTATTACTCTTCCCACCAATTTGGTGCTCATGCGTTTACTGTTGAGTTGGGTAAAGTGCATCGTTTTGGCGAAAATGACATGTCGAAATTTGCTGCAGTGAGAGAAACCTTGACCGCTCTGATCGTCAATAAAGAATTAAATATACCTGCATTTCCACCTCAAAAAACCTATATTTATCGGGTTAATCAGGTGATAAACAAGCAGCAACCAGATTTTAAATTACACTTCGATAACGATACCCCCAATTTTACTGACTTTAAAAAGGGACATTTGTTAGCCTCTGAGACGGGTGCCGAATATCGCTGTGAGTTTGATAATGAAGCCATTGTTTTTCCGAATGAAAATGTGGCAATTGGACAACGGGCACTGCTAACAGTAGTCGCAACAAAATTATAA
- a CDS encoding HIT domain-containing protein, with product MHNADFQLDPQLAKDCFEVCNLPLSKILLLNDYQYPWFIQVPRVNKVTEIIDLNEAQQSQLWYESKILSESIKHLFQPYKLNIAALGNMVSQLHIHHIARFQHDVAWPKPVWGVAAAKHYELSDSNSLIEKMSTLLGDKIC from the coding sequence ATGCACAATGCTGATTTCCAACTCGATCCGCAATTGGCCAAAGATTGCTTTGAAGTATGTAATTTACCTCTGAGTAAAATCTTATTGTTAAACGACTATCAATACCCCTGGTTTATACAGGTGCCCCGCGTGAATAAAGTCACCGAGATAATTGATTTGAACGAAGCGCAGCAGAGTCAGTTATGGTACGAGTCAAAAATTCTTAGTGAATCGATTAAACACTTGTTTCAACCATACAAATTGAATATCGCAGCCCTTGGTAATATGGTTTCCCAATTACATATTCATCATATTGCTCGATTTCAACATGATGTCGCATGGCCCAAACCTGTGTGGGGTGTGGCTGCTGCCAAACATTATGAACTGAGTGATTCAAACAGTTTGATTGAAAAAATGTCTACATTATTGGGAGATAAAATATGTTAG
- a CDS encoding heavy metal-binding domain-containing protein — MLVTTTNNLDGKKIEHYYGVVVGEAIMGANILKDIFASIRDIVGGRSGSYEQELTKARKIAFTELTEEARMMGANAVIAVDIDYEVIGQNGSMLMVSICGTAVKYVD; from the coding sequence ATGTTAGTAACGACGACAAACAATTTAGATGGCAAAAAGATTGAGCACTACTACGGTGTTGTAGTGGGAGAAGCCATTATGGGAGCGAACATACTCAAAGATATTTTTGCTTCGATACGAGACATTGTAGGCGGGCGTTCTGGTTCGTACGAACAAGAGTTAACCAAAGCCCGCAAAATTGCATTTACGGAATTAACCGAAGAAGCCAGGATGATGGGCGCGAATGCCGTTATTGCCGTTGATATTGATTATGAAGTGATTGGCCAAAATGGAAGCATGTTGATGGTTAGTATCTGTGGTACTGCGGTCAAGTATGTGGATTAA
- a CDS encoding DUF2244 domain-containing protein: MVKHFTQNNITTITLSPNRSATWAEAKMIVFIMALCVLLIASIWALLGMWLILPFAGFEVALLAFLMHKVNRHCYSKQIITINPKTLIIECGIQYPIFNWQFERHKTHLSVIEAESSFDRPHMILTDENISIELGQFLNQQDCLIARNLLKHNGVMEVSNKWWKRQ; the protein is encoded by the coding sequence ATGGTTAAGCATTTTACGCAAAACAATATCACAACGATCACGCTGAGCCCAAATCGTTCTGCTACTTGGGCTGAAGCCAAAATGATTGTATTTATTATGGCCCTATGTGTACTGCTAATCGCGTCGATTTGGGCACTGTTAGGGATGTGGCTAATTTTACCTTTTGCCGGATTTGAAGTCGCTTTACTTGCCTTTTTAATGCATAAAGTGAACCGCCATTGTTACAGCAAGCAAATCATTACCATCAACCCAAAAACCCTAATAATTGAATGTGGAATTCAATATCCCATTTTCAATTGGCAGTTTGAACGGCATAAAACACACTTGTCGGTCATCGAAGCTGAAAGCTCATTTGACCGACCACACATGATCTTAACCGATGAAAATATCAGCATTGAGCTGGGACAATTTTTAAATCAACAAGACTGCCTTATCGCGCGTAATTTGTTGAAGCACAATGGCGTCATGGAAGTCAGCAACAAATGGTGGAAGCGACAATAA
- a CDS encoding sulfite exporter TauE/SafE family protein translates to MLHVITANQIRCFLFVTWFGVLLFQAEPLLLITEYSAFAILGVVGAIFANATGAGGGVIFVPFFNQLGFDSNSTVATSFAIQCCGMTAGAITWWAFYRKQHIDDKHWHEISKILKLTVPFSVLGIWLAQLFQAARGGIGEAEQLHAGFGVFSIGLAIALFASIPLLKKQSFSSDLARFDCYALTIIAFIGGIITAYLSIGVGELVAIYLIIRKFSITFSIALAVILSAFSVWSAIIYHGFFSVDVYWPVVLFAGAGAIIGGILAKQVVLYFSATNLKIFFASWVLFLGFSALPY, encoded by the coding sequence ATGTTGCACGTCATAACTGCCAATCAAATCCGATGTTTCCTTTTTGTAACCTGGTTTGGTGTATTGCTTTTTCAAGCAGAACCACTGTTGTTAATAACAGAGTATAGCGCTTTTGCAATTTTAGGTGTGGTGGGCGCTATTTTTGCCAACGCAACAGGCGCTGGTGGTGGTGTGATATTTGTCCCATTTTTTAATCAATTGGGATTCGATTCCAATTCTACAGTGGCAACCAGTTTTGCCATTCAATGTTGTGGGATGACAGCTGGCGCCATAACTTGGTGGGCATTTTATCGCAAACAGCATATTGATGATAAGCATTGGCACGAGATCAGCAAAATACTCAAGCTAACAGTACCTTTTTCTGTATTGGGCATTTGGCTTGCACAACTATTTCAAGCTGCCCGAGGTGGAATAGGCGAAGCTGAGCAATTACATGCAGGTTTTGGCGTATTCTCTATTGGTTTGGCGATCGCGTTATTTGCGAGTATTCCTTTGCTTAAAAAGCAGTCCTTTTCCTCTGACTTAGCACGGTTTGATTGTTATGCCTTGACGATAATCGCATTTATCGGTGGCATCATAACAGCCTACTTATCAATTGGAGTGGGGGAGTTAGTCGCCATTTATTTAATCATTCGTAAATTCAGTATCACTTTTTCCATCGCTTTAGCCGTTATTCTAAGTGCTTTTTCAGTGTGGAGCGCCATCATCTATCATGGCTTTTTTAGCGTTGACGTATACTGGCCTGTGGTTTTATTTGCTGGAGCTGGCGCGATTATCGGTGGTATCTTGGCTAAGCAAGTGGTGTTATATTTTTCAGCAACAAATTTAAAAATCTTTTTTGCCAGTTGGGTGTTATTTCTTGGCTTCAGCGCATTACCCTACTGA
- the fdhD gene encoding formate dehydrogenase accessory sulfurtransferase FdhD: MQESIQYNIVSYKNSATYKADWIACEQPLEIWLKFYKTPNQTEKLYLHSTMRTPGDDIHLVKGWLLSIDLVSLNDIFSIEHTGTDRLKENHSNRILITLKPGVSVELSKYKANSLSVSSCGVCGQQNIDKLLENLSPIDEQNRVSLAAKSICDLPNNLRLQQPVFFRTGGVHAAALLDHKGDLVGTSEDIGRHNALDKLIGKHLALLPGQYAVLLSGRVSFEMVQKSARAGISMIIAVGAPTSLAVDLCKELDIALIGFIKATQFNLYHGERQLI; the protein is encoded by the coding sequence ATGCAAGAATCTATTCAATACAATATAGTGAGTTATAAGAATTCAGCGACCTATAAAGCCGACTGGATTGCGTGTGAGCAACCCTTGGAAATTTGGTTGAAATTTTATAAAACGCCGAACCAAACCGAAAAGCTTTATTTGCATTCCACCATGCGTACTCCTGGTGATGACATCCATTTGGTTAAAGGCTGGTTGCTTTCTATTGATTTGGTTTCCCTTAACGATATATTCAGTATTGAACATACTGGCACAGACAGATTAAAAGAAAATCATAGCAATCGGATCCTGATTACTCTGAAACCGGGTGTATCTGTTGAATTATCGAAATATAAGGCGAACTCATTGTCCGTTTCTAGTTGTGGTGTCTGCGGACAACAGAATATCGACAAACTGCTAGAAAATTTGTCTCCTATCGATGAACAAAACAGGGTTTCATTAGCGGCAAAGTCGATATGTGATTTACCGAATAATCTGAGATTACAACAACCGGTTTTTTTTAGGACTGGCGGTGTTCACGCAGCAGCGCTGCTGGATCACAAGGGTGATCTTGTAGGAACCAGTGAAGATATTGGTAGGCACAATGCGCTGGATAAGTTAATTGGTAAACATTTAGCCCTTTTACCTGGCCAATATGCGGTGCTATTGAGCGGTAGGGTGAGTTTCGAAATGGTGCAAAAATCAGCTAGAGCTGGTATTAGTATGATTATTGCGGTTGGCGCACCGACCAGTTTGGCCGTAGATTTATGTAAAGAATTGGATATTGCACTGATTGGATTTATCAAAGCGACGCAATTTAATCTGTATCATGGAGAAAGGCAGTTAATTTAA
- a CDS encoding isochorismatase family protein has translation MSIEKIKPETTQVLMVDIQQKLFAQMSNHQMMLRRSLTLLATAQIFQIPITGVEQYPKGLGETHELLQPYVQHNFTKTAFSAFGQKDLVAHLDHIRSSSDKPNLLLLGAESHVCLYQTAIDALKANYTVSIAWDATASRYESDRELAKQQLIAAGCNLLSVEMVVFGWLKDAKHEHFKRVSNLLKAH, from the coding sequence ATGTCAATTGAAAAAATTAAACCCGAAACAACGCAAGTGTTAATGGTCGATATACAACAAAAATTGTTTGCTCAAATGAGTAATCACCAAATGATGTTGCGTCGCAGTCTTACTTTACTGGCAACTGCTCAGATATTTCAAATTCCCATTACGGGCGTAGAGCAATATCCCAAAGGCTTAGGTGAAACCCACGAATTGTTGCAGCCTTATGTACAACATAACTTTACCAAGACCGCATTCTCTGCTTTTGGGCAAAAGGATTTAGTCGCGCATCTTGATCACATCCGATCATCAAGTGACAAGCCAAATTTGTTGCTCTTAGGGGCTGAATCCCACGTTTGTTTATATCAAACTGCCATTGATGCTCTCAAGGCGAACTATACAGTTTCCATTGCGTGGGACGCTACTGCTTCTCGTTATGAATCCGATCGGGAATTAGCCAAGCAGCAATTAATCGCAGCTGGTTGTAATTTGCTTTCAGTGGAAATGGTGGTTTTTGGGTGGTTGAAGGATGCCAAACATGAACATTTTAAACGTGTCAGTAATTTGCTCAAGGCCCACTAA
- a CDS encoding DUF3859 domain-containing protein, whose amino-acid sequence MAKHKAQFEMTSYGLYEGWDNNSKELPSIRNFTTKIPATLDVEFGFILEVKKGKGLRLDFTIYHPNIPDKKGNVMEPFSGDVYVRNNNWEFYLGDTLWAPIDDKVGDWRMVIECDGKIVAEKTFTVLEEYADGEIQFWKKRGY is encoded by the coding sequence ATGGCGAAACATAAAGCGCAATTTGAAATGACCAGTTATGGTCTCTATGAAGGGTGGGACAACAACAGTAAAGAATTACCATCGATTCGCAACTTTACCACCAAAATCCCAGCCACTTTAGATGTGGAATTTGGTTTTATATTGGAAGTTAAAAAAGGCAAAGGATTACGGTTAGATTTCACTATTTATCATCCAAATATCCCAGATAAAAAAGGCAATGTTATGGAACCGTTTAGCGGTGATGTTTATGTGCGAAACAATAACTGGGAGTTCTATTTAGGTGATACTTTATGGGCTCCTATTGACGACAAAGTCGGGGACTGGCGTATGGTAATTGAGTGTGACGGCAAAATCGTGGCTGAAAAAACATTTACCGTTTTAGAAGAGTATGCCGATGGCGAGATTCAATTTTGGAAAAAACGCGGTTACTGA
- a CDS encoding amidase family protein, producing MLKLTALPTKFILLSIFVAYLQGCQQHRTSAKEIDLTELTIAQIHQDYKNGEYNSQDLVKTYLKRIAQHNDKINAISVVNNDALMIAAALDKEFIQTGKLRPLHGIPILVKDNINTANLPTTAGSLALVDYIPNQNAFIIQKLVDAGAIVLAKTNMAEWAFSPKHTESSTSGITRNAYNQDYVPAGSSGGTAAAIAANFATVGLGTDTGNSIRGPSSHAALVGLRTTIGLVSRSAIVPLFLRNDVVGPMARTTEDAVRILDVIAGYDEHDPITAHSDGKMPASYLSYLNEDGLSGARIGVLNQLSDDGLDPEILALFQQSLRDLQRLGATIVDPVEIPNFDSLKANQWCAEFQQDVEQFLATYVKSDTLERLEDIIAVGSTSEFAKARLKANLAVSGRYGESNVECGSAYSDPLRIAFRQGIEKVMNDLNLDALIYPSWNNKAALISRFEEDYMGDNSQVISPHTGQPAFTVPMGFTSENLPTGLQFLGRMYNEPKLIQLIYAYEQGTKHRKPAELN from the coding sequence ATGCTCAAATTAACTGCGTTACCCACTAAATTTATACTGTTATCGATTTTTGTCGCATATTTGCAAGGGTGCCAGCAACATAGAACATCGGCAAAAGAGATTGATCTCACAGAGCTGACTATTGCCCAAATTCACCAAGACTATAAAAATGGCGAGTACAATAGCCAAGACTTAGTTAAGACGTACCTAAAACGAATCGCCCAGCATAATGATAAAATTAATGCTATTAGTGTGGTCAATAACGATGCGCTAATGATTGCCGCAGCCTTAGATAAAGAGTTTATACAAACAGGAAAGCTTCGCCCGTTACACGGCATTCCTATTTTGGTGAAGGATAATATCAATACCGCTAATTTACCCACCACCGCAGGCTCTCTTGCGTTAGTCGATTACATTCCCAATCAGAATGCTTTTATCATTCAAAAACTCGTTGACGCGGGGGCTATTGTTTTAGCGAAAACGAATATGGCGGAGTGGGCATTTAGTCCAAAACATACCGAAAGCTCTACCAGTGGAATCACTCGTAACGCGTATAACCAAGATTATGTTCCAGCAGGATCTAGTGGCGGAACAGCTGCTGCTATTGCCGCTAATTTTGCAACTGTTGGTTTAGGTACCGATACGGGTAATTCTATTCGAGGACCTTCTTCCCATGCAGCGCTAGTGGGCTTAAGAACCACCATTGGCTTAGTGTCACGCAGTGCCATAGTGCCTTTGTTTCTGCGCAATGATGTTGTTGGCCCAATGGCCAGAACAACCGAAGACGCTGTTCGCATATTAGACGTAATTGCTGGCTACGATGAGCATGATCCGATCACGGCCCATTCGGACGGTAAGATGCCGGCTAGTTATTTGTCGTATTTAAACGAAGATGGGTTGAGTGGAGCACGCATAGGTGTGTTGAATCAACTTAGTGATGACGGCCTTGATCCTGAAATTTTAGCCTTATTCCAACAGTCCCTTCGAGATTTACAGAGGCTAGGGGCAACAATCGTTGATCCAGTTGAGATCCCTAATTTTGATAGTTTAAAAGCCAATCAATGGTGTGCAGAATTCCAACAAGATGTAGAGCAGTTCTTAGCAACCTATGTGAAAAGTGACACCCTGGAGCGCTTAGAAGATATTATCGCAGTTGGCTCCACCTCAGAGTTTGCAAAAGCGAGATTAAAAGCAAACCTTGCTGTAAGCGGTCGTTATGGTGAGTCCAATGTTGAATGCGGAAGTGCTTATTCTGATCCACTGCGCATAGCGTTTAGGCAAGGTATTGAGAAGGTGATGAACGACTTAAATCTAGATGCGCTAATTTATCCTTCTTGGAATAACAAAGCCGCTCTTATCAGTCGTTTTGAGGAAGATTACATGGGTGACAACAGTCAAGTTATTAGTCCACACACAGGGCAGCCGGCGTTTACGGTTCCAATGGGGTTCACTTCGGAAAACTTACCCACAGGGCTTCAGTTTTTAGGCAGAATGTACAATGAACCTAAGTTAATACAGCTCATCTATGCCTATGAGCAGGGGACAAAACACAGAAAACCAGCAGAGTTGAATTGA
- a CDS encoding ATP-dependent DNA helicase, whose translation MIKTSELFAEDGVLSTAIAGFSPRASQIAMSEAIEQCIDDQVPLIVEAGTGTGKTFAYLAPAMISNKKAIISTGTKNLQEQLFHRDLPLLKKALGSNRQAALLKGRSNYLCLHRLGQHSGNSTLLERETLDELTQVRQWASTTKTGDMGDLKSLSENARVLPLVTSTVDNCLGRDCPDYEDCYLVKARNKAMDADIVVVNHHLFFADMALKDTGFGELIPEADVVVFDEAHQIPDIASEYFGEALSSRQIHDLARDIEIIKRTQLKDAEQLVKVAEKCRLIAADLRILFPVTPERGNWRQMLKRPEVEAQINKLDESLTVLYEVVKIHLGREKELDTLFERVTHAKSKLAVLNDVNQKGVSLWYETTPKHIVLHLTPLSIAKRFADFIEEPKRSWVFTSATLMVDGGFAHFQRLMGLDNAKTLALDSPFDYQKQAILCVPRYLPEPSSREMRQNLLEVAVTLIKASKGRCFLLFTSHAMLKIIAQSLPEYIDNPILVQGTTTKRALLDEYVTNKQAVLLGTGAFWEGVDVRGDDLTCVMIDKLPFAAPDDPLLQARIEDCRKSGANPFAQIQIPQAVISLKQGAGRLIRDEKDKGVLVICDNRLITKDYAKTFLASLPPMKRTRDLSVAVDFLTELHTSEGL comes from the coding sequence ATGATTAAAACATCAGAATTGTTTGCCGAAGATGGGGTTTTATCTACGGCAATTGCTGGGTTTAGCCCACGTGCATCGCAAATTGCAATGTCTGAAGCCATTGAACAATGTATTGACGATCAAGTTCCGCTAATTGTCGAGGCTGGTACGGGAACAGGTAAAACCTTTGCATACTTAGCCCCAGCAATGATCAGTAACAAAAAAGCAATAATCTCAACGGGTACAAAAAATCTTCAAGAGCAGTTGTTTCACCGTGACCTACCGTTACTTAAAAAAGCCTTAGGCAGTAATCGTCAGGCAGCGCTGCTTAAGGGCCGTTCAAATTATCTTTGTTTACATCGGTTAGGTCAGCATAGTGGCAACAGTACCTTATTGGAGCGGGAAACCCTGGATGAATTAACCCAAGTTAGACAGTGGGCGTCTACCACTAAAACCGGTGATATGGGAGATTTAAAGTCACTGTCTGAGAATGCCAGAGTATTACCTTTGGTGACTTCTACAGTTGATAATTGTTTAGGTCGAGATTGTCCAGATTATGAAGATTGTTATTTAGTCAAAGCGCGAAACAAAGCAATGGACGCCGATATAGTGGTGGTGAATCATCATTTGTTTTTTGCAGATATGGCTTTAAAAGACACAGGCTTTGGTGAGCTAATTCCGGAAGCTGATGTGGTGGTATTTGATGAAGCTCATCAAATACCCGATATTGCCAGCGAATACTTTGGTGAAGCTCTCTCAAGTCGACAAATACATGATTTAGCGCGAGACATTGAGATTATAAAACGTACTCAACTAAAAGATGCCGAACAACTAGTAAAAGTTGCTGAGAAGTGTCGTTTGATTGCGGCTGACTTGCGTATTTTGTTTCCAGTCACTCCAGAGCGGGGCAATTGGCGACAAATGCTAAAACGCCCAGAGGTCGAAGCGCAAATCAATAAATTGGACGAATCACTGACGGTACTTTACGAAGTGGTTAAAATTCATCTGGGTCGAGAAAAAGAACTTGATACTTTGTTTGAAAGGGTAACTCACGCCAAATCCAAACTGGCTGTTTTAAACGATGTAAATCAAAAAGGTGTGAGTTTATGGTACGAAACCACACCTAAGCACATTGTGCTGCATTTAACCCCACTTAGTATCGCTAAGCGCTTTGCTGATTTTATAGAAGAACCGAAAAGAAGCTGGGTGTTTACCTCTGCAACTTTGATGGTGGATGGCGGTTTTGCCCATTTTCAGCGTTTAATGGGCTTAGATAATGCAAAAACATTAGCCTTGGACAGTCCATTCGATTACCAAAAACAAGCTATTTTGTGTGTACCTCGATATTTACCAGAGCCTAGCAGCCGTGAGATGCGACAGAATTTATTGGAAGTAGCAGTGACCTTAATTAAGGCGAGCAAAGGCCGTTGTTTCCTGTTATTTACTTCCCATGCGATGCTGAAAATCATTGCCCAAAGCTTGCCTGAATATATTGATAACCCAATATTAGTGCAAGGCACCACAACCAAGCGTGCGTTACTAGACGAGTATGTAACCAATAAACAAGCCGTACTTTTAGGCACGGGAGCATTTTGGGAAGGAGTTGATGTGCGTGGTGATGATTTAACCTGCGTAATGATTGATAAATTACCCTTCGCCGCCCCAGATGATCCACTTCTGCAGGCTCGAATTGAAGATTGTCGAAAGTCAGGTGCCAATCCTTTTGCACAAATCCAGATCCCCCAAGCGGTTATTTCCCTCAAACAAGGGGCTGGGCGGTTAATTCGTGATGAAAAAGACAAGGGGGTTTTGGTGATCTGCGATAATCGCCTAATCACGAAAGACTACGCAAAAACCTTTTTAGCCAGTTTACCGCCCATGAAGCGCACTCGAGACTTGTCGGTGGCGGTTGATTTTTTAACTGAATTACATACCTCTGAAGGCCTGTGA